From the genome of Flavobacterium ovatum, one region includes:
- a CDS encoding alpha-1,4-glucan--maltose-1-phosphate maltosyltransferase: MQNQTRIVIENVSPQLDGGAFAIKRIVGQTVRVTAAVFADGHDVIEACVKYKHENEDNWQEVRMIPTHNDEWYADFKVEKQGNYSYFVQSWVDYALNWQHGTDRKIQDNQYVKSELLEGAEYVNAILEMATHDERGYLGHLEYLLKTESEYNQAIPEVTSERLTQIFKKYPSRLLANQSQELKVYVDRKKALFSTWYEFFPRSASEEDGKHGTFKDCERLLPRVAQMGFDTLYFPPIHPIGEVNRKGKNNATNAEDGDVGSPWGIGSAKGGHKSTHPELGSIDDFKQLVKKAQDWGIEVAMDYALQAAPDHPYVKDFPQWFKWRPDGTVQYAENPPKKYQDIQPIYFESSDWKNLWKELLDVALFWIEDCNIKIFRVDNPHTKPFYFWGWLIGEIKKKHPDVLFLAEAFTRPKIMNELAKQGFSQSYTYFTWRNSKAELTEYVTELTQSEQKEFYRPNFWPNTPDINPFALQSGSESMHLQKYFLAATLSSSVGIYGPVFEYRVSEPMAHGKEEYLNSEKYEVYKWDWTIQNKITRLITKINQIRKEQASLQQTNNIIFCDTNNENIMAYYKYDDDLQNKTLMVVNLDSSNSQQGSVRLPIDKLGINPVHIVDLITGNSYLWDKEWNYVDISPDLPFHLFKIQQ; the protein is encoded by the coding sequence ATGCAGAATCAAACCAGAATAGTAATAGAAAATGTTTCACCTCAATTAGACGGTGGAGCATTCGCAATAAAGAGAATTGTTGGTCAAACAGTACGCGTAACTGCGGCTGTTTTTGCAGATGGCCATGACGTTATTGAGGCTTGTGTGAAATACAAACACGAGAATGAAGATAATTGGCAAGAAGTACGAATGATTCCTACTCATAATGATGAATGGTACGCGGATTTTAAAGTCGAAAAACAAGGAAACTATAGTTATTTTGTTCAAAGTTGGGTAGATTATGCTCTAAACTGGCAACATGGTACAGATCGAAAAATCCAAGACAATCAATATGTAAAGTCAGAATTGCTAGAAGGAGCAGAATATGTAAATGCGATTCTTGAGATGGCAACACATGATGAAAGAGGATATTTGGGACATCTTGAATATTTATTAAAAACAGAATCTGAGTATAATCAGGCGATTCCTGAAGTTACTTCCGAGAGATTAACACAAATTTTCAAAAAATACCCAAGTCGTTTATTAGCTAATCAATCACAAGAACTGAAAGTATATGTAGATCGTAAAAAAGCATTATTTAGTACTTGGTATGAGTTTTTTCCACGTTCCGCTTCAGAAGAAGATGGTAAGCATGGAACATTCAAAGACTGTGAAAGATTACTACCCAGAGTAGCTCAGATGGGATTTGATACTTTGTATTTCCCACCGATTCATCCTATAGGAGAAGTGAATAGAAAAGGTAAAAACAATGCTACTAATGCAGAAGATGGTGATGTGGGTTCCCCTTGGGGAATTGGATCTGCTAAAGGCGGCCATAAATCTACGCACCCTGAATTGGGGTCTATAGATGATTTCAAACAATTAGTCAAAAAAGCACAAGATTGGGGAATTGAGGTAGCTATGGATTATGCTTTGCAAGCAGCTCCAGATCATCCATATGTGAAAGATTTTCCACAATGGTTCAAATGGAGACCTGATGGAACGGTACAATATGCTGAAAATCCACCAAAAAAATACCAAGATATTCAACCTATTTATTTTGAAAGTTCCGACTGGAAAAATTTATGGAAAGAATTATTGGACGTGGCTTTATTTTGGATTGAAGATTGTAATATAAAAATATTTAGAGTTGATAATCCGCATACTAAACCCTTTTACTTCTGGGGATGGTTGATAGGTGAAATCAAGAAAAAACATCCAGATGTTCTCTTTTTAGCCGAAGCTTTTACGCGTCCTAAAATTATGAATGAGTTGGCTAAACAAGGCTTTAGTCAATCTTATACTTATTTTACTTGGAGAAATTCAAAAGCGGAGCTAACAGAATATGTTACAGAGTTAACACAATCAGAACAAAAAGAGTTTTATCGTCCTAACTTTTGGCCAAATACTCCTGACATCAATCCTTTTGCATTGCAAAGCGGAAGTGAGTCAATGCATTTACAAAAGTATTTCCTTGCTGCAACCTTAAGTTCTAGTGTTGGGATATATGGGCCTGTATTTGAATACAGAGTTTCTGAACCAATGGCTCATGGGAAAGAAGAATATCTAAATTCTGAGAAATATGAGGTTTACAAATGGGATTGGACGATACAGAATAAGATAACTCGATTGATTACCAAAATCAACCAAATTCGTAAAGAACAAGCTTCATTACAGCAAACCAATAACATTATTTTTTGTGATACTAATAATGAGAATATTATGGCTTATTACAAGTATGATGATGATTTACAAAATAAAACGTTGATGGTTGTCAATTTAGATTCTTCAAATTCACAACAAGGGTCGGTGAGACTTCCTATTGATAAATTAGGA
- a CDS encoding glucose-1-phosphate adenylyltransferase has protein sequence MKAKKKNVIAIILGGGQGSRLYPLTETRSKPAVPIGGKYRLVDIPISNCMNSDIYRMFVLTQFNSASLNKHIKNTYVFSAFSQAFVDILAAEQTVDNPNWFQGTADAVRQCMPHFLNHDFDYALILSGDQLYQMDLNEMIEEHIKKDADISIATLPVNDKDAPEFGILKTNSDSFIESFIEKPAKELLPDWTSDVSDQMKSEGKHYLASMGIYIFNRQLLVDLMANQETKDFGKEIIPQAVLTNKVLSYQYEGYWTDIGNIDSFFEANIGLTDDVPQFNLFDNDNKIYTRPRMLPPSKFQNTKLDRSLISEGCILNAKEITKSVIGIRSRIGKDTVIQNCYVMGSDIYQSIEEMENDKNNNTTLVGIGERCFIKNALIDKNSRIGNDVYISGGDHLENTTNELYCIKQGIVVIKKGVTIPDNFIIK, from the coding sequence ATGAAAGCGAAAAAGAAAAATGTGATTGCAATTATTCTAGGTGGTGGTCAAGGTTCAAGGTTGTATCCTTTAACTGAAACGAGGTCGAAGCCTGCTGTGCCGATAGGAGGTAAATATAGATTAGTTGACATTCCAATTTCTAATTGTATGAATTCAGACATTTATAGAATGTTTGTATTGACACAATTTAATTCGGCTTCGTTGAATAAACATATCAAAAACACCTATGTTTTTAGTGCTTTTAGTCAAGCTTTCGTAGATATTCTTGCTGCAGAACAAACTGTAGACAACCCAAATTGGTTTCAAGGTACTGCAGATGCTGTACGTCAATGTATGCCTCATTTTTTAAATCATGATTTTGATTATGCTCTAATTCTTTCTGGAGATCAATTATATCAAATGGATTTGAATGAAATGATTGAAGAACATATCAAAAAAGACGCTGATATCTCCATAGCTACTTTACCTGTAAATGATAAAGATGCACCAGAATTTGGTATATTAAAAACTAATAGTGATAGTTTTATTGAATCTTTTATCGAAAAACCAGCTAAAGAATTATTGCCAGACTGGACATCTGATGTAAGTGATCAAATGAAGTCTGAAGGCAAACATTATTTGGCTTCTATGGGGATTTATATTTTCAACAGACAGCTGTTGGTAGATTTGATGGCTAATCAAGAAACCAAAGATTTTGGAAAAGAAATTATCCCTCAAGCAGTACTAACAAATAAAGTACTGAGTTACCAATACGAAGGGTATTGGACAGATATTGGTAATATTGATTCTTTCTTTGAAGCAAATATTGGTTTGACAGATGATGTTCCTCAATTTAATTTATTTGACAATGATAATAAAATTTACACAAGACCAAGGATGTTGCCTCCTTCAAAATTTCAAAATACAAAACTTGATCGTTCGTTGATTTCTGAAGGTTGTATTTTGAATGCTAAAGAAATTACAAAATCGGTTATCGGAATTCGTTCTAGAATCGGTAAAGATACTGTGATACAAAATTGTTATGTTATGGGTAGCGATATTTATCAAAGTATAGAGGAAATGGAAAATGATAAAAACAATAATACTACGCTAGTCGGTATTGGTGAAAGATGTTTTATCAAAAATGCTTTGATTGATAAAAATAGTCGCATAGGAAATGATGTTTACATCAGTGGTGGTGATCACTTGGAGAATACTACAAATGAATTGTATTGTATTAAACAAGGAATTGTAGTAATTAAAAAAGGAGTTACAATACCAGATAATTTTATTATTAAGTAA